One genomic segment of Tripterygium wilfordii isolate XIE 37 chromosome 9, ASM1340144v1, whole genome shotgun sequence includes these proteins:
- the LOC120004779 gene encoding LOW QUALITY PROTEIN: pentatricopeptide repeat-containing protein At4g30700-like (The sequence of the model RefSeq protein was modified relative to this genomic sequence to represent the inferred CDS: inserted 2 bases in 1 codon) has product MYSKAVATTAPGSRNFFLGLLNRASSLSHLSQTHAQLILHGFRHDVAIVTKLTHKLFDFKATSQARHLFLSVPSPDLFLFNVLIQGFSENGLHTSSISFFNYLRQRTNLKPDNFTYAFAVSAVSRLGYEKIGVLLHGQAIVAGFSSDLFVCSAFVDFYLNLSLVGPARKVFDEMPERDTVSWNTMISGLVKNCCFEDSVWVFGDMVTGGETRLDSTTASVVLPAMAELKELRLGMEIHCLAVKMGFHSHIQVLTGLILLYSKCGYIGSAWLLFGNIEKPDLISCNAMISGFTFNGQTESSVMLFRELLINGXRINSSTIVGLIPVHYPFGHLHLAKCIHCFCVKCGIVSNSSVHTALTTVYSRLNEMEWARELFDESSERSLASWNAMISGYAQNGLTETAISLFREMQMSDVSPNPVTVTSILSACAQLGALSLGKWVHGIVKSKSFESNIYVSTALIDMYAKCGNIMEARQLFDLMPEKNEVTWNAIISGYGLHGHGQDALNLFSQMSHFGVTPTAVTFLSILYACSHAGLVREGEEIFHSMVHDYGLKPLSEHYACMVDILGRAGHLKRALEFIKGMPVAPGPAEWGSLLGACMIHKDTDLAHVASTRLFELDPESVGYHVLLSNIYSAERNYPQAASVRQAVKKRKLVKTPGCTLIEIGETPHIFTSGDHTHPRAKEIYAMLEKLEGKMREAGFQAETITALHDVEEEEKELMVKVHSEKLAIAFGLIATEPGTEIRIIKNLRVCLDCHTATKFISKITERTIVVRDANRFHHFKDGVCSCGDYW; this is encoded by the exons ATGTATAGCAAAGCCGTCGCCACCACCGCACCGGGTAGCCGTAACTTCTTTCTGGGGCTTCTGAACAGAGCCAGTTCTCTCTCGCACCTCTCCCAGACCCACGCTCAACTCATCCTCCACGGCTTCCGACATGACGTCGCCATCGTCACCAAGCTCACTCACAAGCTCTTCGACTTCAAGGCAACGAGCCAAGCACGCCACCTCTTCCTTTCGGTTCCAAGTCCCGACCTTTTCCTCTTCAACGTCCTCATTCAAGGTTTCTCTGAGAATGGGTTGCATACGTCGTCCATTTCGTTTTTTAATTATCTGAGGCAACGTACTAATCTCAAGCCTGATAACTTCACTTACGCGTTTGCTGTATCAGCTGTGTCGAGGTTAGGGTATGAAAAGATTGGTGTTTTGTTGCATGGGCAAGCTATTGTTGCTGGGTTTAGTTcggatttatttgtttgttctgCATTCGTTGATTTCTACTTAAATCTTTCTCTAGTCGGGCCAGCTAGGaaagtgtttgatgaaatgcctgAGAGAGATACTGTATCATGGAATACCATGATTTCTGGGTTGGTAAAGAACTGCTGTTTTGAGGATTCAGTGTGGGTTTTTGGGGACATGGTTACTGGTGGTGAGACTCGGTTGGATTCAACTACAGCATCTGTGGTGCTACCAGCCATGGCAGAGTTGAAGGAGTTGAGATTGGGGATGGAGATTCACTGCTTGGCTGTTAAAATGGGGTTTCACTCCCACATTCAAGTGCTTACTGGCTTGATTTTATTGTATTCGAAATGTGGGTACATTGGCAGTGCCTGGCTGTTGTTTGGAAATATTGAAAAGCCTGATTTAATATCTTGTAATGCAATGATATCCGGGTTTACTTTCAATGGTCAGACTGAGTCTTCAGTGATGCTCTTCAGAGAATTGCTAATTAATGG GAGAATTAATTCAAGCACCATTGTCGGCTTGATTCCTGTACATTATCCTTTCGGTCATTTACATCTAGCTAAATGCATCCATTGTTTCTGTGTGAAATGCGGTATTGTCTCAAATTCTTCTGTCCACACGGCATTGACCACGGTTTATAGTAGATTGAATGAAATGGAATGGGCCAGGGAGCTTTTTGACGAGTCTTCAGAGAGAAGTTTGGCTTCTTGGAATGCAATGATCTCGGGGTATGCCCAAAATGGTTTAACTGAGACAGCTATTTCTCTTTTCAGGGAAATGCAGATGTCTGATGTCAGTCCGAATCCTGTCACTGTCACAAGTATTCTTTCGGCTTGTGCTCAGCTTGGAGCATTAAGTCTAGGAAAATGGGTACATGGTATAGTTAAGAGCAAGAGTTTTGAGTCTAATATATATGTTTCGACTGCTCTAATTGACATGTATGCAAAGTGTGGAAACATAATGGAGGCACGGCAATTATTTGACTTGATGCCAGAGAAGAATGAAGTAACTTGGAATGCAATTATTTCCGGTTATGGTCTCCATGGACATGGGCAGGATGCACTGAATCTGTTTTCTCAGATGTCACATTTTGGTGTTACACCAACTGCAGTCACTTTCCTTTCCATCTTGTACGCATGCAGTCATGCTGGCTTGGTAAGGGAAGGAGAGGAGATTTTCCATTCTATGGTCCATGATTATGGGCTTAAACCCTTATCTGAGCACTATGCTTGCATGGTTGATATCCTTGGGCGAGCCGGACACTTGAAGAGGGCCTTAGAGTTCATAAAGGGGATGCCAGTTGCGCCAGGTCCTGCTGAGTGGGGTTCACTGCTTGGTGCTTGCATGATTCACAAAGACACGGACCTAGCACATGTAGCTTCTACTAGGTTGTTTGAATTGGACCCAGAAAGTGTAGGATATCATGTGTTACTCTCGAATATATACTCAGCTGAAAGAAATTATCCACAGGCTGCTTCTGTGCGTCAAGCGGTGAAGAAGAGAAAGTTGGTAAAGACTCCTGGGTGCACTCTAATTGAGATTGGTGAGACCCCCCATATCTTTACATCTGGTGACCATACCCATCCACGGGCAAAAGAAATTTATGCAATGCTAGAGAAACTGGAAGGAAAGATGAGGGAAGCAGGGTTTCAGGCGGAGACTATCACAGCTTTGCATGAtgtggaggaggaagagaaggagTTGATGGTGAAGGTTCATAGTGAGAAGTTGGCAATTGCTTTTGGTCTCATTGCTACGGAGCCTGGAACTGAAATTAGAATCATTAAGAATCTTCGAGTTTGCTTGGATTGTCATACTGCAACGAAGTTTATATCTAAGATTACAGAGAGGACTATTGTGGTTAGGGATGCGAATAGATTCCATCATTTCAAAGATGGTGTTTGTTCTTGCGGTGACTATTGGTGA
- the LOC120005440 gene encoding probable polygalacturonase At3g15720, translating into MPYIYGVKKENKCQSKPSSAKEVNIESIFSSLNAMDNLAFILFLGLVSVFGKANAHTFNVLDFGATPGTIEDNSQAFLRAWNALCNLTTENHILTVPFGKAFLLNPVVFNGPCNAKKLTFQILGEIVAPSSPTTWNGLDAGKWLTFRDVNGLTITGSGGFDGRGKGCELQTLSFLSSNDITLSNVHFINSPQAHILLFGSSGIGIDNIFINSPGDSPNTDGIHIQSAHNISITNSIIAAGDDCVSIGDYTSNIAISDVKCGPGHGISIGSLGRDGNEVQVENIHVKNVSFFNTTNGARIKTWQVGRGHVRDISFENCKFDSVEYPIIIDQNYCSPRDACKEMVHKIHLFPSI; encoded by the exons ATGCCTTATATATATGGAGTAAAGAAGGAAAACAAATGCCAATCAAAACCATCTTCTGCCAAAGAAGTTAACATTGAGAGTATCTTCAGCTCATTGAATGCCATG GACAATCTTGCTTTCATACTCTTTCTGGGATTAGTTTCAGTATTTGGCAAAGCAAATGCACACACTTTCAATGTCTTGGATTTTGGAGCTACTCCTGGCACCATTGAAGACAATTCACAA GCATTTCTCAGGGCATGGAATGCTTTGTGTAATCTAACAACGGAAAATCATATATTGACTGTTCCATTTGGAAAGGCATTCCTGTTAAATCCAGTGGTGTTTAATGGCCCATGCAACGCTAAGAAACTCACATTTCAG ATACTAGGGGAAATCGTAGCTCCAAGCTCACCAACAACATGGAATGGACTTGATGCCGGTAAGTGGCTTACGTTTAGGGATGTGAACGGGCTGACGATCACTGGCTCCGGCGGTTTTGATGGCCGGGGAAAGGGTTG TGAATTACAGACATTGAGTTTCCTATCAAGCAACGACATTACGCTCAGTAATGTTCACTTCATCAACAGCCCACAAGCGCATATCCTACTATTTGGGTCATCCGGTATTGGCATCGACAATATCTTCATCAACTCTCCAGGAGACAGCCCTAACACTGATGGCATCCACATCCAATCAGCTCACAACATTTCTATCACAAACTCCATAATCGCCGCAG GTGATGACTGTGTTTCAATTGGTGATTACACTTCTAACATTGCGATATCAGATGTAAAATGCGGACCTGGTCATGGAATAAG CATCGGAAGCTTGGGGAGGGATGGCAACGAGGTGCAGGTAGAGAACATTCATGTGAAGAATGTAAGCTTCTTTAACACTACCAATGGAGCTAGAATAAAGACATGGCAG GTTGGGAGGGGCCACGTTCGAGACATCTCATTCGAGAATTGCAAATTCGATTCTGTAGAGTACCCCATAATCATTGATCAAAACTATTGTTCTCCTAGGGACGCTTGCAAGGAAATGGTACACAAAATACACCTTTTTCCCTCAATTTGA
- the LOC120004780 gene encoding AUGMIN subunit 8-like, which produces MDVCEPEKHAAVDTLRPPLTPAERNNAVTTRPPRKKVSSRYKSPSPSAPSSTRRSPSPNLTRTVPSNSQLVPKRAVSAERKRPSTPPSPQRPSTPIRDSSVDTQLSTRRLSIGDGRLPESLWPSTMRSLSVSFQSDIISVPVSKKEKPVNSASSDRTLRPSSNIGHKQAETPSRARKPTPERKRSPLNGGNSHDQSENAKPVDGLHSRLINQHVWPSRMGGKVSSSSLNRSVDFTEKSVGNSVIPSLGIGLSSLRRIPTTDSLGNPLEKSVSDAGATLLLRDEIGRVGSEAKPIDDSSLWLSGVHKFVSPSLSDRTMLASPSAKYQSLPSTRSRPASPSRTSGVSSSIVKGVSPSRTRPSTPPSRGVSPSRIRPSSSSGQASNSTSVLSFIADFKKGKKGASYIEDVHHLRVLYNRYLQWRFANAQAEAGLYVQKVNAEKTLYNVWNTILSLWDSVIRKRINLQQLKLELKLNSVLNDQMGCLDDWGLLEREHINSLSGAVDDLEASTLRLPVTGGATANLESLKIAICSAVDVMQAMGSSICSLLSRVEGINSLVSELAVVATQEKAMLDECEALLASTVSKQVKEYSLMTHMIQTKTSLGEGCELL; this is translated from the exons ATGGATGTATGTGAACCAGAGAAGCACGCAGCAGTGGATACCCTAAGACCACCCTTGACTCCAGCTGAAAGGAACAATGCAGTCACTACGCGGCCCCCTCGAAAGAAAGTTAGTTCTAGGTATAAATCTCCTTCTCCTTCAGCCCCTTCAAGTACCAGGCGAAGCCCCTCTCCTAACCTCACTAGAACAGTGCCTTCAAATTCCCAATTGGTGCCAAAGAGAGCAGTATCGGCCGAAAGGAAGCGACCCTCGACTCCACCTTCACCGCAGAGGCCGTCGACGCCAATTCGTGATTCATCTGTAGATACCCAATTGTCAACCCGAAGGTTGTCAATTGGTGATGGCCGGTTACCTGAGAGCTTATGGCCCTCCACAATGCGCAGTCTTAGTGTCTCCTTCCAGTCTGATATAATTTCTGTTCCTGTCAGCAAGAAGGAAAAACCAGTAAACAGTGCTTCCTCGGATCGCACTTTGAGGCCATCTTCAAATATAGGGCATAAGCAGGCTGAAACACCTTCCCGGGCACGCAAGCCTACtccagagagaaagaggagtCCTCTCAACGGGGGAAATTCTCATGATCAGTCAGAGAATGCTAAACCAGTTGATGGATTACATTCTCGATTGATAAATCAGCATGTTTGGCCTAGTAGAATGGGTGGTAAGGTATCCTCTAGTTCATTGAATAGAAGTGTTGATTTTACAGAGAAATCAGTTGGAAATTCAGTAATTCCCAGTCTGGGAATTGGGTTGTCTTCATTGAGGCGAATCCCCACAACTGATAGTTTGGGGAACCCATTAGAAAAGTCTGTTAGTGATGCTGGTGCGACGTTATTATTGCGTGATGAAATTGGTAGAGTAGGGTCTGAGGCGAAACCAATTGATGACAGTTCATTGTGGTTATCTGGAGTTCACAAATTTGTTTCTCCTAGTTTATCAGATAGAACAATGTTAGCTAGCCCTTCTGCCAAATACCAGTCCTTGCCTAGTACTCGATCTCGACCTGCATCCCCTAGTAGGACCTCCGGAGTTTCATCCTCAATTGTGAAAGGTGTCAGTCCATCTAGGACAAGACCATCAACTCCTCCCTCTAGAGGAGTTAGTCCATCTCGGATAAGGCCATCTAGTTCTTCTGGTCAGGCCTCAAATTCAACTTCTGTGCTCAGTTTCATAGCAgattttaaaaaaggaaaaaagggtgCAAGCTACATAGAAGATGTCCATCATCTACGGGTGCTATACAATAGATATTTGCAATGGAGATTTGCTAATGCTCAAGCAGAGGCGGGTCTTTATGTTCAGAAGGTTAATGCAGAG AAAACTTTGTACAATGTTTGGAACACTATTCTAAGTTTATGGGATTCAGTAATCAGGAAAAGAATCAACCTCCAACAGCTGAAGCTGGAGCTTAAGTTGAATTCGGTTTTGAATGACCAA ATGGGCTGTCTTGATGACTGGGGTTTGCTTGAAAGAGAGCATATTAATTCTTTATCTGGCGCTGTGGATGACTTGGAAGCAAGCACCCTAAGACTTCCAGTGACTGGAGGAGCAACG GCTAATCTTGAATCTTTGAAGATTGCTATCTGCTCAGCTGTTGATGTGATGCAGGCTATGGGGTCTTCCATTTGCTCGTTACTTTCAAGG GTGGAGGGAATCAACTCTCTTGTCTCTGAACTTGCTGTTGTAGCCACACAGGAGAAAGCCATGCTCGATGAGTGTGAAGCATTATTGGCTTCTACTGTGTCCAAGCAG GTAAAGGAGTACAGCCTTATGACTCACATGATACAAACGAAAACGAGCCTTGGAGAAGGATGCGAACTTCTTTGA
- the LOC120005169 gene encoding calcineurin subunit B-like, translated as MGNTSSMLTQYDIEEVQEHCNHAFSQQEIVSLYQRFCQLDRSGGGFISTEEFLSVPEFAVNPLSQRLLRMLDGLNFKEFVAFLSAFSPRTSLQHKIEFIFKVYDSDSNGKVAFNDLLNVLRDLTGQYISEHQREQVLTHVLEEAGYTKDSLFILSDFVKILGNSGLKMEVEVPVD; from the exons ATGGGCAACACTTCTTCGATGCTCACCCAGTACGACATCGAAGAAGTCCAAGAACACTGCAACCACGCTT TCTCGCAGCAGGAGATAGTGTCTCTGTACCAGAGGTTCTGCCAGCTCGATCGAAGTGGTGGCGGTTTCATCTCCACCGAGGAGTTCCTTTCAGTGCCGGAATTTGCCGTCAATCCTCTCTCTCAG AGATTGTTAAGGATGCTAGACGGATTGAACTTCAAGGAATTCGTGGCCTTCTTGTCTGCATTCAGTCCTCGGACAAGCCTGCAACACAAAATTGAAT ttatCTTTAAAGTATATGACTCAGACAGCAATGGGAAAGTGGCATTCAACGACTTGTTAAATGTTCTTCGTGATTTGACGGGGCAATACATATCGGAGCATCAGAGAGAG CAAGTTCTTACTCATGTCCTTGAGGAAGCTGGCTATACAAAGGATTCTCTGTTCATATTGTCAGACTTTGTGAAG ATTCTTGGAAACTCTGGTTTGAAGATGGAAGTCGAGGTTCCGGTAGATTAA
- the LOC120004778 gene encoding cellulose synthase A catalytic subunit 7 [UDP-forming]-like, which produces MEASAGLVAGSHNRNELVVIHNHEEHKPLKNLDGQVCEICGDEIGLTVDKDLFVACNECGFPVCRPCYEYERREGTQHCPQCKTRYKRLKGSPRVEGDDDEEDVDDIEHEFNIEDEQNKQKHLAEALLYGKMSYGRGPEDDENPQFPPVIAGIRSMPVSGELSVASYAHGDQMLSSSLHKRVHPYPGSEPGSARWDEKKEGGWKERMDDWKMQQGNLGPEPDDANDADMAIIDEARQPLSRKVPIASSKINPYRMVIVARLVILGFFLRYRILHPVHDAIGLWLTSIICEIWFAFSWILDQFPKWFPIDRETYLDRLSLRYEREGEPNMLAPVDIFVSTVDPMKEPPLVTANTVLSILAMDYPVDKVSCYISDDGASMLTFESLSQTAEFARKWVPFCKRFCIEPRAPEMYFTLKVDYLKDKVQPTFVKERRAMKREYEEFKVRVNALVAKAQKVPPEGWIMQDGTPWPGNNTKDHPGMIQVFLGHSGGLDAEGNELPRLVYVSREKRPGFQHHKKAGAMNALVRVSGVLTNAPFMLNLDCDHYVNNSKAAREAMCFLMDHQIGKKVCYVQFPQRFDGIDRNDRYANRNTVFFDINMKGLDGIQGPAYVGTGCVFRRQALYGYEPPKGPKRPKMVTCGCCFGRRRKHQKYSKDGANGDAANLQGMDDDKELLMSQMNFEKKFGQSAIFVTSTLMEEGGVPPSSSPAALLKEAIHVISCGYEDKTEWGLELGWIYGSITEDILTGFKMHCRGWRSIYCMPKRPAFKGSAPINLSDRLNQVLRWALGSVEIFFSRHSPLCYGYKGGKLKWLERFAYVNTTVYPFTSLPLLAYCILPAICLLTDKFIMPQISTFASLFFIALFLSIIITGILELRWSGVSIEEWWRNEQFWVIGGVSAHLFAVVQGLLKVLAGVNTNFTVTSKATDDEDEFGDLYAFKWTTLLIPPTTILIINLVGVVAGISDAINNGSQSWGPLFGKLFFAFWVIVHLYPFLKGLMGRQNRTPTIVVIWSVLLASIFSLLWVRIDPFVMKSKGPDTKQCGINC; this is translated from the exons ATGGAAGCTAGCGCTGGACTCGTTGCAGGGTCTCACAACCGCAACGAGCTTGTTGTAATTCATAACCATGAAGAG CATAAGCCTTTGAAGAACTTGGATGGTCAAGTTTGTGAGATATGTGGGGATGAGATTGGACTTACTGTGGACAAAGATCTCTTCGTGGCCTGCAACGAGTGTGGTTTTCCGGTGTGTAGGCCTTGCTACGAGTATGAAAGGAGAGAAGGCACCCAACATTGCCCTCAGTGCAAGACTAGATACAAACGTCTCAAAG GGAGTCCGAGGGTGGAgggagatgatgatgaagaggatgttgatgatattgaacATGAATTCAACATTGAAGATGAACAGAACAAGCAAAAGCATCTCGCAGAAGCATTGCTTTATGGAAAGATGAGCTATGGAAGAGGCCCCGAAGATGACGAAAACCCCCAATTCCCACCAGTTATTGCTGGCATTCGATCCATGCCG GTGAGTGGGGAGCTTTCAGTAGCATCCTATGCCCATGGCGATCAGATGTTATCTTCTTCACTTCACAAACGAGTGCATCCATATCCTGGATCTGAACCAG GAAGTGCAAGAtgggatgaaaagaaagagggagGGTGGAAAGAGAGGATGGATGACTGGAAGATGCAGCAAGGCAATCTTGGACCCGAACCAGATGATGCAAATGATGCTGACATGGCCAT AATTGATGAGGCAAGGCAGCCGCTCTCAAGGAAAGTACCAATTGCATCTAGCAAGATTAACCCATATCGAATGGTGATTGTTGCTCGGCTTGTCATATTGGGGTTCTTCCTCCGCTATAGAATTTTGCACCCTGTGCATGATGCAATTGGGCTCTGGCTAACATCCATCATCTGTGAAATCTGGTTTGCATTTTCTTGGATACTTGATCAGTTCCCCAAATGGTTTCCAATTGACAGAGAGACCTATCTTGATCGCCTCTCTCTCAG GTATGAGAGGGAAGGCGAACCGAATATGCTTGCTCCAGTGGATATATTTGTTAGTACTGTGGATCCTATGAAGGAACCTCCACTGGTTACAGCTAACACTGTTCTATCCATCTTGGCCATGGATTATCCAGTTGATAAAGTCTCATGCTACATATCTGATGATGGTGCGTCAATGCTCACCTTTGAATCCCTGTCCCAAACAGCTGAGTTTGCTCGAAAGTGGGTGCCATTCTGCAAAAGGTTCTGCATAGAGCCTCGAGCTCCTGAAATGTATTTCACTCTAAAGGTTGACTATCTCAAGGACAAAGTCCAGCCTACATTTGTCAAAGAGCGTAGAGCAATGAAG agagaatatgaagaattcaaggtGCGGGTAAATGCGCTTGTAGCAAAAGCACAGAAGGTACCTCCAGAAGGGTGGATCATGCAAGATGGAACACCATGGCCAGGAAACAACACCAAGGACCACCCTGGAATGATTCAAGTATTTCTCGGACATAGTGGAGGTCTTGATGCAGAAGGAAATGAGCTCCCTCGCCTAGTTTATGTGTCTCGTGAGAAGAGGCCTGGTTTCCAGCATCACAAGAAAGCTGGTGCCATGAATGCCTTG GTTCGGGTCTCTGGGGTACTCACAAATGCTCCTTTCATGCTGAACTTGGACTGTGATCATTATGTTAATAACAGCAAGGCTGCGCGAGAGGCCATGTGTTTCTTGATGGACCACCAAATTGGAAAGAAAGTTTGCTACGTCCAATTTCCACAAAGATTTGATGGAATTGATCGGAATGATCGTTATGCCAATAGAAACACAGTCTTCTTTGAT ATAAACATGAAAGGCCTGGATGGAATTCAGGGCCCTGCGTACGTGGGCACAGGATGCGTTTTCAGAAGACAAGCTTTGTACGGCTATGAACCTCCAAAGGGTCCAAAGCGCCCAAAGATGGTAACCTGTGGCTGCTGCTTTGGTCGCCGTAGAAAGCATCAGAAGTATTCCAAGGATGGTGCAAATGGAGATGCTGCTAACCTACAAG GAATGGACGATGACAAAGAGCTGCTGATGTCCCAGATGAATTTCGAGAAGAAATTTGGACAATCGGCAATTTTTGTCACTTCAACTCTAATGGAAGAAGGTGGTGTTCCCCCTTCATCGAGTCCAGCAGCCCTACTTAAGGAAGCCATTCATGTCATCAGTTGTGGCTACGAGGACAAAACCGAATGGGGATTGGAG CTGGGCTGGATTTATGGTTCAATTACAGAAGATATCCTAACAGGCTTCAAAATGCATTGTCGTGGCTGGAGGTCGATATACTGCATGCCAAAGAGACCTGCATTCAAGGGTTCAGCTCCTATCAACCTGTCTGATCGGCTCAATCAAGTGCTTCGATGGGCACTTGGCTCAGTTGAGATCTTCTTTAGTCGTCATAGCCCCCTCTGCTATGGCTACAAGGGAGGGAAACTCAAGTGGCTCGAACGATTTGCATATGTCAACACAACTGTTTATCCATTTACATCCTTGCCACTCCTTGCATACTGTATTCTCCCTGCCATCTGCTTGCTTACGGACAAATTCATCATGCCACAG ATAAGCACTTTTGCAAGTCTTTTCTTCATTGCTCTATTTCTCTCAATTATCATAACCGGCATTCTTGAGCTGAGGTGGAGCGGAGTAAGCATTGAGGAATGGtggagaaatgagcaattctgGGTCATCGGTGGAGTTTCAGCGCATCTTTTTGCTGTTGTGCAAGGTCTTCTGAAGGTTTTGGCCGGAGTAAATACCAACTTCACAGTCACATCAAAGGCaactgatgatgaggatgagttTGGAGACCTCTACGCCTTTAAATGGACAACCTTGCTAATCCCTCCAACTACTATACTAATCATCAACCTTGTTGGAGTTGTTGCTGGAATATCAGATGCCATCAACAATGGGTCCCAGTCATGGGGACCTCTATTTGGTAAGCTTTTCTTTGCCTTCTGGGTCATTGTCCATCTCTACCCGTTCCTCAAAGGTTTAATGGGGCGGCAAAACCGGACACCAACTATTGTCGTTATATGGTCAGTTCTCTtggcttcaatcttctcattGCTTTGGGTTCGAATTGACCCTTTTGTGATGAAGAGCAAGGGACCTGACACCAAGCAATGTGGAATCAATTGCTGA
- the LOC120005145 gene encoding uncharacterized protein LOC120005145 translates to MAMYIRVKRVKTTYFLHCDPTETILDIKRKLHTLIDQPVNDQRLILAETGEVLEDSKTLADQKVENDAVVALTLRKEDNDFEEVNIERPKDFYQSREADGGNY, encoded by the exons ATG GCAATGTATATCAGAGTAAAGAGAGTAAAGACCACTTACTTTCTTCACTGTGATCCAACTGAGACAATCCTTGACATTAAGCGCAAATTACATACCCTGATTGATCAACCTGTTAATGATCAGCGTTTAATCTTGGCGGAAACTGGGGAAGTATTAGAGGATTCAAAAACATTGGCAGATCAGAAG GTTGAAAATGATGCTGTGGTGGCGCTGACTTTGAGAAAag AGGATAACGATTTCGAGGAAGTCAACATTGAAAGACCAAAAGATTTCTATCAATCACGCGAGGCGGATGGTGGCAATTATTGA